The Devosia sp. 1566 sequence GGCGATTTCCGCCCATCCTTGCCAGTTCATTTTGGTGAGTTTCCGCTAAAGTTTGTCAGGCCGGAACAGGGCGATAACCATGTAAACGGCAATGGCGAGGGCGCCGGCGCCCCAGAGCAAGAACAGCATGGCGCTACACGCGAGCCAACAGCCGGGCCAGGGCATAAGTCAGGGCAAAAAACCCCAGGCCAAGGGCAAGAAAGAAGATGTCGAACATATCGAGCCTCCGGAAAGAGAGGCCCGGACATTCCTCCCGCGGAGCGTAAAGTTTCCATACGAAAAGCAGTCATGCCGCATAAGGCCGCCATAAAGAAAAGAGGCGCCGGGAGGCGCCTCAAAACAATAGGGTGGCAAGGACCACAAGGCCGCTGCAGAACGGCAGTCCCACCGCGCTTACCAGCAGCAGCACGTCCCGTTCGGCCTCCCGGTCGCGCTCTCGCCGCGACCCTCGCACCGGGGCGGCGCCATGAACCACCCGCGCCCGCGCCTGGCAAAACAGCATCCAGGCCATCACGCCACCCTGGAAAGGATCAGGGCGTCATCGGGTTCGCAATCCTGCAGCGCCAGGCGCATTTCAGCGGCCGTGACCACATTGCGCCGATTGGCGAGGCTGTCCCCGGTCACGTCATGGAGGCGGAACAGAAAGCCGTCGAAACCGGTCACCAGATACCAGCGCGGCTCGGTTTCCGCCGCCAGGCGCGGCAGATGAAGGCGCATGATGCAGATCTGGCGGCGTGCGAGATAGCCCAGGATCATTTCGGGCGTGCCGGGCATGGGCTCCTCGATGAGCCGATCGGCGAGATCGGGCGCCAGCAAGGCGCCCGTGGCTTGAAACCCAATGCGGACCACATAACGGCGCCGCGCCGCGGCAAGCGCCATGGCATGCGCCACGGGCAAGTCAGCGCCTTCCGAGTTCAGTTCATGGGCCACGACCTGGCGGGCGCGCGGCGTCAGCAGCATGGCAGGCTCCAATGCGCCCATGGCCACCAGCAGGCACTGGGCGGCCGACTCTTCGGGGGCAACCGGATCGTGCCAGGGCACGGCAATGTCACTATAAGAGCGGGACTGATGACCGTTCCAGAGCCCGAAGGCCCATTCGCCCGAGCCCAGATCGAAAAAGCAGTGCTCGGCATAAAGGCGCGCCAAGCCATCGGCGCGCTCGGGCACAGCGGCATAAAGCACGGCGCCGCCTTCGGAGCGGGCACGGCCCACGAGGGTTTCGAGCAGGAGGTGCCCAATGCCACGGCAGCGTACATCGGGGCTCACCAGCAGGAATGGGAGGGAGGCCTCTGCAGCGCTATAGCCGTGCGCCAAGATGCCAACGCCAACCACGAGGTGGCATTCGGTGGCCACCAGCACATAGGCACCCTCCCCTTGCAGCAGTTCGGGCCAATCGAGGGCGGTGTGCTTGCCTTCGCCACAGGCTCGCTCGCTCAGGGCCCGCAATTGCGGCAGGTCCGCTTCCCCCGCTCGGCGCAAGCGGGCAAAGGTGGAAAAATGAGCGAAAGACGCATGAGCCGACATGGTGTCGTTCTCCTTGAAACAAAATGGGGGCTGGTGGTGGGGTGCGCGGCCGATCAGGTCAGCAGGACGAGGGCCCCGACCACTGCAATCGCGTAAAGCAGGGCCACCACGACCAGGGTGATCCGCGTGCGCCGCCCAAGCGCCGCACCCTCGCATTGCGCGGCACCGCCGAAATGGCGATGCAGATACCAGTTGTACCGGTACATCTCGAAACTCCACGAACGAACCGGCGCGAAGATGCTCCCGGGGCGCGTAAAGTTTCGATGTGAATTGGGGGTTAGGTACGTAAAGCCGAGCTAAAGATGCGGTGCCCACACGGTCCACAGCACAGCGCCACGGTCTGCTGAAGGTGCACTCTCTGCCTTTAGGGGGCGGACCGTGCTTGTGCCCGGCCCCGCGCGTCATCGCAGATTCTGCAGCAAGTTTCCCTGTTTGCTTGATGCCACTATCTCGATCAAGCGATCGCCGGGGATGGGCCGAGACAGCAAATAGCCCTGGAAGCTGGCGCAGCCCAAGTTCCTCAGCCGTTGCAGCTGCAGATCGTCTTCCACGCCTTCCGCAGTCACGCTCACGCCCAAGGCATGCGCCATTTCTATGATGGAACGGACAATCGTGCTCGTGGCCGTATCCCGCAGGAGGTCACGGGTAATCGATTGATCGATCTTGAGCTTGTCGACGCTGTGGTGCCGCAAATGGCTGATGGAGGAATATCCGGTGCCGAAATCATCGAGTGCAATTCTGATCCCGGCCGTTCTCAGCTTTGCCAGCGTATCGCGCACCATTGGGGAATTTTTCAGCAGGATACCTTCGGTAATCTCCAGTTCAAGCCTGTCAGGCTGCAGATGCTGGTTGGAAAGAACGTCGAGGATGCGATCGGCGAGGTTGGGATCATCGAACTGGAGGGGGGACACGTTAACCGCGATCCAGGGCAGCTCGGCAATGGCTGCAAAGCCGCAGGCTTGTGCCAAAACCCACAGACCAAGCTCGTGAATGACACCCCGCTCTTCGGCATCGCCTATGAAGCTGTCGGGCGAGAGCGGGCCGCGCACCGGA is a genomic window containing:
- a CDS encoding GNAT family N-acetyltransferase, with the protein product MSAHASFAHFSTFARLRRAGEADLPQLRALSERACGEGKHTALDWPELLQGEGAYVLVATECHLVVGVGILAHGYSAAEASLPFLLVSPDVRCRGIGHLLLETLVGRARSEGGAVLYAAVPERADGLARLYAEHCFFDLGSGEWAFGLWNGHQSRSYSDIAVPWHDPVAPEESAAQCLLVAMGALEPAMLLTPRARQVVAHELNSEGADLPVAHAMALAAARRRYVVRIGFQATGALLAPDLADRLIEEPMPGTPEMILGYLARRQICIMRLHLPRLAAETEPRWYLVTGFDGFLFRLHDVTGDSLANRRNVVTAAEMRLALQDCEPDDALILSRVA